From a single Acidobacteriota bacterium genomic region:
- a CDS encoding glucose-1-phosphate adenylyltransferase, with amino-acid sequence MSLENQVLAVILGGGAGSRLFPLTRERSKPAVPLGGKYRLIDVPVSNCINSGVTQIFVVTQYNSASLNRHISQTYRFSSFSTGFVEILAAEQRLDSPGWFQGTADAVRQILPHLRDWRVKTLLILSGDHLYRMNYREFLERHTETNADLTISVIPANPEDAQGFGLLKTDTDGRIIQFREKPKGDALEEMRVDTTAFGLDTGDAERKPYLASMGIYLFDFEKLVALLSRYPDADDFGGEIIPAAISDHNVQAHVFNEYWEDIGTIKAFYDANLDLASPLPKFNFFNAAAPIYTRSRYLPPSKIQDSDIGNSLVSEGCILNGVYARNSIIGLRSRIDSGVRVESSIIMGSDFFESIPELRENIDSGTPNIGIGRDTQIRRAIIDKNVRIGKGVRLMNEAGHNHYDSPDQTFYIRDGIIIVPKNAVIPDGTVI; translated from the coding sequence ATGTCACTCGAAAATCAGGTCCTCGCGGTCATCCTCGGCGGCGGAGCGGGCTCAAGGCTCTTTCCGCTAACACGCGAACGGTCAAAACCGGCCGTCCCGCTTGGCGGCAAGTACCGGCTAATTGACGTCCCGGTCTCGAACTGCATCAATTCGGGCGTGACGCAGATCTTCGTCGTGACTCAGTACAACTCCGCCTCACTAAACCGCCATATTTCGCAGACGTACCGTTTCTCAAGTTTCTCGACCGGTTTCGTAGAGATCCTCGCCGCGGAGCAGCGGCTCGACAGCCCCGGTTGGTTTCAGGGTACGGCAGATGCTGTCCGGCAGATACTTCCCCACCTTCGCGATTGGCGGGTGAAGACGCTGCTGATACTTTCCGGCGATCATCTTTACCGGATGAATTACAGAGAATTTCTGGAACGCCATACGGAGACCAATGCCGACCTGACCATCTCCGTGATTCCCGCCAACCCCGAAGACGCCCAAGGGTTCGGCCTGCTCAAAACCGACACCGACGGGCGGATCATCCAGTTTCGCGAAAAACCGAAAGGCGACGCTCTCGAAGAAATGCGGGTCGATACGACTGCTTTCGGCCTCGATACGGGCGATGCTGAACGCAAACCCTACCTCGCCTCGATGGGAATTTACCTTTTCGACTTTGAAAAGCTCGTTGCACTTCTTAGCCGCTACCCGGATGCTGATGACTTTGGTGGAGAGATCATTCCGGCAGCGATAAGTGACCATAACGTCCAGGCCCATGTGTTCAACGAATACTGGGAAGACATCGGTACGATCAAGGCCTTTTACGATGCCAACCTCGATCTCGCCTCACCGCTTCCGAAGTTCAATTTCTTCAATGCCGCGGCACCGATCTACACTCGCAGCCGCTATTTGCCGCCCTCGAAGATACAAGACTCCGACATCGGTAATTCGTTGGTCAGCGAAGGCTGTATCCTCAACGGCGTTTACGCACGAAACTCGATAATCGGGCTTCGCAGCCGGATCGATAGCGGTGTCCGGGTCGAGAGCTCGATCATAATGGGTTCGGACTTTTTTGAGTCGATCCCCGAATTACGCGAGAATATCGATTCCGGCACTCCGAATATCGGCATTGGCCGCGACACGCAGATACGTCGTGCGATAATCGATAAGAACGTCAGGATCGGAAAAGGTGTCAGGCTGATGAACGAAGCGGGACATAACCACTACGACTCACCGGACCAGACATTCTATATCCGCGACGGCATAATCATAGTGCCCAAAAATGCCGTTATCCCCGATGGCACCGTGATCTAA
- the nrdR gene encoding transcriptional repressor NrdR yields the protein MRCPYCGYLKDKVVDSREAKDGDLIRRRRECLECNRRFTSYERIDEIPFMVVKKDGKRAPFDRNKVMAGLLRACEKRPVSTLQLEGIVNEAERRVQDAAERELATNEIGKLIMRRLKELDKVAYVRFASVYLEFEDVTAFMTELKNLVQSREMTTAVAAVKKKKKK from the coding sequence ATGCGATGTCCCTATTGCGGCTATCTTAAAGACAAGGTCGTAGATTCGCGTGAAGCGAAGGATGGCGACCTCATTCGCCGGCGGCGCGAGTGCCTCGAGTGCAACCGCCGGTTCACGTCCTACGAGCGGATCGATGAAATCCCGTTCATGGTCGTCAAAAAGGATGGGAAACGAGCGCCGTTTGACCGAAATAAGGTAATGGCCGGACTTCTCCGCGCCTGCGAAAAGCGGCCGGTCTCGACCCTTCAGCTCGAGGGTATCGTAAACGAGGCCGAGCGAAGGGTTCAGGACGCAGCCGAACGCGAGCTCGCGACCAACGAGATCGGCAAGCTGATAATGCGAAGGCTCAAGGAGCTAGACAAGGTCGCCTATGTCCGTTTTGCATCCGTTTATCTCGAATTTGAGGATGTAACCGCTTTTATGACCGAGCTAAAGAACTTGGTCCAGTCGCGGGAGATGACCACGGCGGTTGCGGCGGTGAAAAAGAAAAAGAAGAAGTAG
- a CDS encoding B-box zinc finger protein: MICGYHSQNPANVQCNACGKPLCPSCDHRIKGFPYCQDCIVEGVDRLRHNNRSEYAPFVKRKTIPFFALLLSFILPGLGAAYNGQTVKALVYFGVFVGLFQMAVLTGGTPLFVLAFFGMWAFAALDAWRTAQMIRSGITPNVAEDVLVKRFSGNPKLWGVSLTILGSAILLQNVFDFRCIMRGVVPAMLIGLGIYILRGYVFPEKNDEDKWSDFDTAKPAPLFMTARSGRGFDSESGRRYPEESPRGRSGWRDGR, from the coding sequence ATGATCTGTGGCTACCATTCACAGAACCCTGCGAATGTGCAGTGCAACGCCTGCGGCAAGCCGCTCTGCCCTTCCTGCGATCATCGCATCAAGGGCTTTCCGTATTGCCAGGATTGCATTGTCGAGGGGGTGGATAGGCTCCGGCACAATAACCGCTCGGAATACGCACCTTTCGTCAAGCGAAAGACGATCCCGTTTTTTGCACTTTTACTTTCGTTCATTTTGCCCGGCCTCGGTGCCGCTTATAACGGCCAGACCGTAAAGGCACTTGTTTATTTCGGAGTCTTCGTCGGGTTGTTTCAGATGGCCGTACTGACCGGCGGAACTCCGCTTTTCGTACTCGCCTTCTTCGGAATGTGGGCATTTGCGGCTCTCGACGCTTGGCGGACCGCTCAGATGATCCGCTCGGGCATTACGCCGAATGTCGCCGAGGACGTACTCGTCAAACGTTTCTCCGGCAACCCAAAGCTATGGGGCGTTAGTCTAACCATTTTGGGTAGCGCGATCCTGCTTCAAAATGTTTTCGACTTCCGCTGCATCATGCGCGGTGTCGTTCCGGCAATGCTGATCGGGCTCGGGATATACATCCTTCGCGGTTATGTTTTTCCGGAGAAGAATGATGAGGATAAGTGGTCAGATTTTGACACCGCAAAGCCAGCTCCGCTTTTCATGACGGCCAGGAGCGGCCGAGGCTTTGACTCCGAAAGCGGACGTCGCTATCCGGAAGAATCTCCCCGCGGCCGATCGGGCTGGCGAGATGGTAGATAG
- a CDS encoding flippase-like domain-containing protein encodes MNYFRRNLNFFILLAVAVLILWYFGKDLDWQQVQTAFRAADPLLLGISVLIICLGYFLRAVRWQVLLAPITETNLKELFATTTVGFAAIFLVGRAGEIVRPMWLPMRDKRVRPSAALVTLGLERIFDLAALAILFAANLVWFTPPAGREEQFANVALAGYLMLAAVVVGFALLFVYQHVAEWAIEVVGDLTDRKFIPARLRKIILSLMRQLAAALAILKNWRQAALASFWTLSLWFAIALPTWFVLLAFDLPVTFSDSLFIMGFAVVSSVVPTPGGAAGAFHTATAASLLFLKPDIRNEDAAAMSIAMHLVYFAPALLFGIYYFVHGDISLERFRGLLSSEHAVEEIESEAPNSAETDRQE; translated from the coding sequence TTGAACTATTTTCGACGCAACCTTAATTTCTTCATTCTGCTCGCGGTCGCGGTGCTGATCCTTTGGTATTTCGGAAAGGACCTCGACTGGCAGCAGGTGCAGACCGCATTTCGGGCGGCCGATCCGCTTTTACTTGGCATCTCGGTGCTCATTATCTGTCTCGGTTATTTTCTGCGAGCGGTAAGATGGCAGGTGCTTCTCGCCCCGATAACGGAAACTAACCTCAAGGAGCTTTTTGCTACAACGACGGTCGGCTTTGCGGCGATCTTTCTTGTCGGGCGGGCGGGCGAGATCGTCCGGCCGATGTGGCTTCCGATGCGCGACAAACGCGTCAGGCCATCGGCTGCGTTGGTGACCTTGGGGCTTGAGCGGATATTCGATCTAGCTGCTTTGGCAATTCTTTTCGCGGCAAACTTGGTCTGGTTCACCCCGCCTGCCGGCAGGGAAGAGCAGTTCGCGAACGTCGCTCTGGCGGGCTATCTAATGCTTGCCGCCGTTGTGGTCGGTTTCGCATTGCTCTTCGTGTACCAGCACGTCGCCGAATGGGCTATAGAGGTGGTGGGCGACCTTACCGACCGAAAGTTCATTCCGGCCCGCCTTCGCAAGATAATTCTCAGCCTGATGCGGCAGCTTGCCGCGGCACTTGCGATCTTGAAGAATTGGCGACAGGCGGCATTGGCGTCGTTTTGGACGCTCTCGCTCTGGTTCGCGATCGCCTTGCCGACGTGGTTCGTCCTGCTCGCCTTCGATCTTCCGGTGACGTTCAGCGATTCGCTTTTCATAATGGGCTTTGCTGTCGTGAGCTCGGTCGTCCCGACGCCCGGCGGTGCTGCCGGGGCATTTCATACTGCAACTGCTGCGAGCCTGCTTTTCCTAAAACCCGACATTCGAAACGAAGATGCTGCGGCGATGTCGATCGCGATGCACCTTGTTTATTTTGCTCCCGCACTGCTCTTCGGGATATATTACTTTGTCCACGGGGACATCAGCCTTGAGCGGTTTCGCGGCCTTCTCTCAAGCGAGCACGCCGTTGAGGAGATCGAATCAGAAGCGCCGAACTCGGCGGAAACAGATCGACAGGAGTAG
- a CDS encoding sigma-70 family RNA polymerase sigma factor, producing the protein MNGPELARRASSGDSSAWEEIVTHFSRRIFNLAYRFTSNPEAAEDLTQEVFIRIYRTLDQYDAKQGDLANWLMRLARNLIIDDYRHRQRNPQNSMAEAVDDHHYHLRAVGGSAHRELERRELAAQVQDGINKLPPDLKTCVILRDIEELTYQEIVDVLQIPEGTVKSRINRGRIELAKILRRMRVVTV; encoded by the coding sequence ATGAACGGTCCCGAACTCGCCCGTAGAGCGAGCTCAGGCGACAGTTCGGCATGGGAAGAGATCGTAACGCACTTCTCGCGGCGGATCTTTAACCTCGCCTATCGCTTTACCTCAAATCCGGAGGCTGCCGAAGACCTGACGCAGGAAGTGTTTATTCGTATTTATCGAACGCTCGATCAATACGACGCGAAGCAGGGCGACCTGGCCAATTGGCTGATGCGGCTTGCCCGCAATTTGATAATCGATGATTACCGCCATCGGCAGCGTAACCCGCAAAATTCGATGGCAGAGGCGGTCGATGACCACCATTATCATCTTCGGGCCGTCGGCGGCTCCGCTCATCGCGAGTTGGAACGGCGTGAATTGGCGGCTCAGGTTCAGGACGGAATAAACAAACTGCCGCCGGACCTTAAGACATGCGTGATATTGCGCGATATCGAGGAACTCACTTATCAGGAGATAGTTGATGTTCTTCAAATTCCCGAAGGAACAGTGAAGTCAAGGATCAATCGGGGACGAATAGAATTAGCGAAGATACTTAGGAGAATGAGGGTCGTGACGGTTTAA
- a CDS encoding M23 family metallopeptidase, with amino-acid sequence MVSALGVGAYGIISSYDTAIIDNGLAQAPNQLATGAVTNPKIFDYTRPAASSQMAQNAGGPSLSELSSEDAEIESQIRVIETTADPATIPNIWAHSGKINNEFGFRRNPFGGRSYEFHAGMDIDGERGDTVVAPGKGVVTKSGWQGGYGNMIEIDHGNGITTRYGHLAKIEVAVGDEIARGQLIGFVGSTGRSTGPHLHYELRLNDRPINPRRFLPTEPIEIVKN; translated from the coding sequence ATGGTGTCCGCATTGGGCGTCGGAGCATACGGCATTATTTCTTCATACGATACTGCAATCATAGATAACGGCCTCGCTCAGGCCCCAAACCAGCTCGCAACCGGCGCCGTCACCAATCCGAAGATATTCGATTACACTCGCCCGGCAGCATCGAGCCAGATGGCACAAAATGCTGGCGGCCCGTCGCTCTCAGAGCTTTCGAGCGAGGATGCCGAGATCGAAAGTCAGATTCGCGTTATCGAAACAACCGCCGACCCGGCGACCATTCCAAACATCTGGGCCCACTCAGGAAAGATCAATAACGAATTTGGTTTCCGCCGCAATCCGTTCGGCGGCCGGAGCTACGAATTTCACGCAGGCATGGACATCGACGGAGAACGCGGCGATACGGTCGTCGCTCCGGGCAAGGGCGTTGTGACCAAATCCGGCTGGCAGGGCGGCTATGGCAACATGATCGAGATAGATCACGGCAACGGCATTACAACTCGTTACGGCCACCTGGCGAAGATCGAGGTCGCCGTCGGTGACGAGATCGCACGCGGCCAGCTTATCGGCTTTGTCGGTTCGACCGGCCGATCGACCGGCCCGCACCTACACTACGAGTTGAGGCTTAACGACCGCCCGATCAATCCACGTCGCTTTCTTCCGACAGAACCGATCGAAATAGTGAAAAACTAG
- a CDS encoding S46 family peptidase — MIKKFTFSATLLIVLSLSLSSVSFAFTTFDEGMFKPDKISSLPLKKLGLKIKAEDIYNPAGGGLTEAVVRLSIGCTAEFVSPDGLILTNHHCAFDGLVSASTPENDLVENGFKANNRGEEIPAKGYSIFVTERIEDVTAKVRQGTDSLSGDALTAALRTNAENLQVAEQAKVSAGSVIRIQMLNNGYFFYLYQTKQIKDVRIVYAPPRNIGVFGGDPDNFEWTRHTGDFTFIRAYTAPDGSSAEYSPNNVPMKPKRFLTINIGGLKDNDFVFVLGYPGGTTRYRESQSVEYARDVNFPFLWTWLQARADALRMVGETDEKKRIDLQSDVANFDNARKVYYGGMWRLRRSQVVEKRKAEEEAFARWVAANPQRQQRYGTVLQELAAVSAKSNAIAKRDVLVRRIPDATMPVFRAIFQAVSEGKVLNETERRAKLDEIKKALEGREAIYEREMLKYFLNAFAELPEGQKFDGAENLFGKVSGKARSDAEAKFADNIANGYWTPETIAALYGPQTMDYRPERDDVVAFARALITAREEGAARAAEFGASIDRLRLLYQQGMAEMKSTTPYPDANSTLRFSYGYVKGFSPREAEYRTPFTTMKGMLEKDTGINPFDMPEGLKRLQAAKDFGRFGSGDSVVVNFLSTNDIIGGNSGSPVLNANGEQVGLVFDGNYEGLGNDFYYDPNMNRTISVDIRFVLFVTEKFGGAGWILNEMKLVGGK, encoded by the coding sequence ATGATCAAGAAGTTCACATTTTCAGCAACATTGCTGATCGTTCTTTCACTCTCTTTGAGTAGTGTTTCATTCGCCTTCACCACATTCGATGAAGGCATGTTCAAGCCGGACAAGATCTCGTCGCTACCGCTCAAAAAGCTCGGCCTCAAGATCAAGGCCGAGGATATTTACAACCCTGCCGGCGGCGGATTGACCGAGGCAGTGGTTCGTTTGAGCATCGGCTGTACGGCCGAGTTCGTCTCGCCCGACGGCCTTATCCTCACCAACCATCACTGTGCTTTCGATGGCCTGGTTTCGGCCTCGACGCCTGAGAACGACCTGGTCGAGAACGGTTTCAAGGCAAACAACCGCGGCGAAGAGATACCGGCCAAAGGCTATTCGATCTTCGTCACCGAACGCATCGAAGACGTGACCGCAAAGGTCCGCCAGGGCACGGATTCACTCTCGGGCGACGCCCTAACCGCGGCCCTCCGGACCAACGCCGAAAATCTGCAAGTTGCCGAGCAAGCAAAAGTTTCGGCCGGTTCCGTTATTCGCATTCAGATGCTCAATAACGGCTACTTCTTTTATCTCTATCAGACCAAGCAGATCAAGGACGTCCGCATCGTCTATGCCCCGCCGCGTAACATCGGCGTTTTTGGCGGCGACCCTGATAACTTTGAATGGACACGACACACCGGTGATTTCACATTCATTCGTGCATATACCGCTCCGGACGGCTCCTCGGCCGAATATTCGCCGAACAACGTCCCGATGAAGCCGAAACGGTTTTTGACGATCAACATCGGCGGCCTCAAAGACAACGACTTTGTTTTCGTCCTCGGTTACCCGGGCGGCACCACGCGGTATCGCGAGTCGCAGTCGGTCGAATACGCCCGCGACGTGAATTTTCCGTTCCTCTGGACGTGGTTGCAGGCACGTGCCGATGCTCTCAGAATGGTCGGCGAGACCGACGAGAAAAAGCGGATCGATCTTCAGTCAGATGTCGCTAATTTTGATAACGCTCGCAAGGTCTACTACGGCGGAATGTGGCGGCTTCGCCGTTCGCAGGTCGTGGAAAAAAGAAAGGCCGAGGAAGAGGCATTCGCTCGCTGGGTCGCGGCGAATCCGCAGCGTCAGCAGAGATACGGCACGGTGCTTCAGGAGCTCGCCGCAGTTTCCGCAAAGTCGAACGCCATAGCTAAACGCGACGTTCTGGTACGGCGGATCCCGGATGCGACCATGCCCGTCTTCCGTGCGATCTTCCAGGCCGTTAGCGAAGGCAAGGTGCTGAACGAAACCGAACGGCGTGCAAAGCTCGACGAGATCAAGAAAGCACTTGAAGGCCGCGAAGCGATCTACGAACGCGAGATGCTGAAGTATTTCCTCAATGCCTTTGCGGAGCTTCCCGAAGGCCAGAAGTTCGATGGTGCCGAGAACCTCTTCGGCAAGGTTTCAGGGAAGGCTCGCAGCGACGCTGAAGCCAAGTTCGCTGATAACATCGCCAATGGCTACTGGACCCCCGAAACAATCGCTGCACTTTACGGGCCGCAGACAATGGACTACCGTCCCGAACGCGACGACGTTGTCGCATTCGCTCGGGCACTCATCACGGCACGCGAGGAAGGAGCCGCCCGTGCGGCAGAATTTGGTGCGAGCATCGACCGGCTCCGCCTTCTCTATCAGCAAGGAATGGCCGAAATGAAAAGCACTACGCCTTACCCGGACGCGAACTCGACCCTCCGCTTCAGCTATGGCTATGTAAAGGGATTCTCGCCGCGTGAGGCGGAGTATCGCACGCCGTTCACGACGATGAAGGGAATGCTCGAGAAGGACACGGGCATCAATCCGTTCGATATGCCCGAGGGCCTCAAGCGGCTGCAGGCTGCCAAGGACTTCGGCCGTTTTGGCTCCGGCGATAGTGTCGTCGTCAACTTCCTTTCTACCAACGACATCATTGGCGGCAACTCGGGAAGCCCTGTGCTAAACGCCAATGGTGAACAGGTCGGGCTTGTTTTTGACGGCAATTACGAAGGACTCGGCAACGACTTCTACTACGACCCGAACATGAACCGGACGATCTCGGTCGATATCCGATTCGTGCTTTTTGTTACGGAAAAATTCGGCGGTGCCGGCTGGATCCTTAACGAGATGAAACTCGTCGGTGGGAAATAA
- a CDS encoding transglycosylase domain-containing protein — protein sequence MWYWTKVIFLVLLGSLGLWLGYELITFPSISSLKTENPVTSSLIEYRISEAKADGKEPKKYMIWMPIEQISPNLQRAVLAGEDSRFFEHNGFDWEAIQKAWDEAVKEGEKEAREECEAQAKAANTPKKDCAPSEDDWILPMPSFKRGASTVTQQLSKNLYLSEERSFFRKGREAVYTYFLERELSKKRILEIYLNVIEWGDGVYGAEAAARTYFKKSASSLSREEAAFLAAMVPSPLNIFNPEKNRKRVVRRQRVLLRHMNSMKLNY from the coding sequence ATGTGGTATTGGACGAAAGTCATCTTCTTGGTACTGCTAGGGTCACTGGGGCTCTGGCTTGGATACGAGCTGATCACATTTCCGAGCATCTCTTCGTTGAAGACCGAGAATCCGGTCACGTCGTCGCTGATCGAGTATCGCATCTCTGAGGCAAAGGCCGACGGCAAGGAGCCGAAAAAGTACATGATCTGGATGCCGATCGAGCAGATCTCGCCGAACCTGCAGCGGGCCGTTCTGGCTGGCGAGGATTCGCGGTTCTTTGAGCATAACGGGTTCGATTGGGAAGCGATCCAAAAGGCCTGGGACGAGGCTGTGAAAGAGGGCGAAAAAGAGGCACGCGAGGAATGCGAGGCTCAGGCGAAGGCCGCAAACACGCCGAAAAAGGACTGTGCCCCGAGCGAGGACGACTGGATTCTGCCGATGCCGAGCTTTAAGCGCGGAGCCTCGACCGTAACGCAGCAACTTTCGAAAAATCTCTACCTCTCGGAAGAGCGGAGTTTTTTCCGCAAGGGACGCGAGGCCGTTTACACGTATTTTCTTGAGCGTGAACTTTCGAAAAAGCGAATATTGGAAATCTATCTGAACGTCATCGAATGGGGCGACGGTGTTTACGGGGCCGAAGCCGCGGCCCGGACATATTTTAAGAAATCGGCATCGAGCCTTTCACGCGAAGAGGCGGCATTTCTCGCCGCGATGGTCCCGAGCCCGTTAAATATTTTCAACCCGGAGAAGAACCGAAAACGCGTAGTCCGTCGGCAGCGGGTTTTGCTGCGGCACATGAATTCGATGAAGCTCAACTATTAG
- a CDS encoding VWA domain-containing protein: MKRFALLLVIFAFAGLAVIAQSSRTRPRVVPTPTPAPTPIVVDGYEDDVDDEPVVSDPARRRPTLQGDQRVGNPNASPTPPDGDDEVIRVETNLVTLPVSVFDRSGRFVGGLEQRDFQIFENGKRQEIGFFQSVEQPFTVILMIDVSPSTAFQIGDIQNAAITFTEQLRQNDRVMVVAFDQRARVLTRPTNNRAEIARAIRQAEVGNGTSIYSAVDQMLNREFKMIEGRKAIVVFSDGVDTTSGRRSTFESTLRDAEETDVLIYSIRYNTQRDYGRNGGGGVYNPQPRRRGGGGWGDILGAIITGGSVNIGGGGNTGAAGTSPEEYARGRQYLETLSRNSGGRSFEADSLRDLDSAYSGIAEELRRQYSVGFYPDTAGQAGERRQLRVRVMRPNLVVRARNSYIVGSGDRSYAGN; this comes from the coding sequence ATGAAGCGATTTGCCCTTTTGCTCGTCATTTTTGCTTTTGCCGGCCTTGCCGTCATTGCACAGTCCAGCCGCACTCGACCCCGCGTTGTTCCGACGCCGACGCCCGCTCCGACGCCTATCGTCGTAGACGGGTACGAGGATGACGTTGACGATGAACCGGTCGTGAGCGATCCTGCGCGTCGCCGGCCGACGCTTCAGGGCGACCAAAGGGTCGGGAATCCCAATGCATCGCCGACTCCGCCCGATGGTGACGACGAGGTCATCCGCGTTGAAACAAATCTTGTCACGTTGCCGGTTTCGGTCTTTGACCGCAGCGGGCGGTTCGTTGGCGGGCTTGAGCAGCGGGACTTTCAGATATTTGAGAACGGAAAGAGGCAGGAGATCGGCTTTTTCCAATCGGTCGAGCAGCCGTTTACGGTCATTCTGATGATCGATGTAAGCCCCTCGACGGCATTCCAGATCGGCGATATACAGAATGCCGCGATCACATTTACCGAACAGCTTCGGCAAAACGACCGTGTGATGGTGGTTGCATTTGACCAGCGGGCAAGGGTGCTGACGCGGCCGACCAACAACCGGGCTGAGATCGCGAGGGCGATCCGGCAGGCCGAGGTCGGCAATGGGACTAGTATTTATTCGGCAGTTGACCAGATGCTCAACCGAGAGTTCAAGATGATCGAAGGCCGTAAGGCGATCGTTGTATTTTCAGATGGCGTCGATACGACGTCAGGCCGGCGAAGCACGTTTGAGAGCACGCTACGTGACGCTGAGGAAACCGACGTTCTGATCTATTCTATCCGCTACAATACGCAGAGAGACTACGGGCGCAACGGCGGCGGAGGCGTTTATAACCCTCAGCCTAGGCGACGCGGAGGCGGAGGTTGGGGCGACATCCTCGGAGCAATAATAACCGGCGGCAGCGTCAATATTGGCGGCGGTGGAAACACAGGTGCGGCCGGGACAAGCCCCGAAGAATACGCCCGAGGTCGGCAATATCTCGAAACGCTTTCGCGTAACAGCGGCGGGCGTAGCTTTGAGGCTGATTCGCTTCGCGATCTTGACTCGGCCTATTCCGGAATTGCCGAAGAGCTTCGGCGGCAATATTCGGTCGGGTTTTATCCCGACACGGCCGGCCAGGCCGGCGAGCGGCGGCAGTTGAGAGTACGGGTGATGAGGCCGAATCTCGTCGTTCGGGCACGGAACAGCTACATCGTTGGAAGCGGCGACCGTTCGTACGCAGGGAATTAG